A single genomic interval of Pyrus communis chromosome 5, drPyrComm1.1, whole genome shotgun sequence harbors:
- the LOC137733234 gene encoding low affinity inorganic phosphate transporter 8-like: MADGKETIFSTLDNAKTQLYHYKAIVIAGMGFFTDAYDLFCITAVTKLIGRLYYYDPSTNKPGVLPNHINNAITGVALFGTLAGQLFFGWLGDKLGRKKVYGITLVTMVGCALASGLSFGHSAQGVVTTLCFFRFWLGFGIGGDYPLSAVIMSEYANQKTRGGFIAAVFAMQGIGILVAGAVAMFVSKLFLLAYPANDFWTNPVLSTQPEGDFVWRIVLMFGAVPAALTFYWRLKMPETARYTALVAGDQDKANADMAKVLERDIPVGESGSKTLVDPNSAYKLFSREFLRRHGTHLLGTATTWFLLDIAFYSLQLTQKDIYPSSGLLPRPSAMNAIEEVYRLSGAMLLVALFASVPGYWFTVFTIDKLGRKPIQLGGFLLMSIFMGVLGFHYGNLRGVECEDKHSTYEFCKGHTKLFTLLYGLTLFFANFGPNSTTFIVPAELFPARFRSTCHGVSAAAGKAGAILAAFVLQSYTREVEGVQKAIKALAVINLIGFFFSFLVPETKGRSLEEISGEDSDFGGNGVIAVSANENAAETSAAIVIKDKVPEAETGMV, translated from the coding sequence ATGGCGGATGGAAAAGAAACCATCTTTTCGACTCTCGACAATGCCAAGACTCAACTTTACCATTACAAAGCAATTGTCATTGCCGGCATGGGGTTTTTCACCGATGCTTATGACCTCTTCTGCATCACTGCCGTCACAAAACTCATAGGCCGCCTTTACTACTACGACCCTTCAACCAACAAGCCCGGCGTTCTGCCTAACCACATCAACAATGCCATAACAGGGGTTGCTCTGTTCGGAACCCTAGCAGGGCAACTCTTCTTTGGCTGGCTTGGAGACAAACTTGGCAGAAAAAAAGTTTACGGAATCACATTAGTCACAATGGTGGGATGTGCTCTGGCCTCCGGCCTTTCGTTTGGCCACAGTGCTCAAGGTGTAGTCACAACTCTCTGTTTCTTCCGATTTTGGCTCGGATTCGGAATTGGAGGGGACTATCCCCTCTCAGCAGTGATCATGTCCGAATACGCCAACCAAAAAACCCGAGGCGGGTTCATTGCAGCTGTGTTTGCAATGCAAGGAATTGGCATTTTGGTCGCAGGAGCCGTAGCCATGTTCGTGTCCAAACTATTCTTGCTAGCCTACCCAGCTAATGATTTTTGGACTAATCCTGTCCTCTCCACTCAGCCGGAAGGCGATTTTGTGTGGCGAATCGTGCTCATGTTCGGCGCAGTCCCCGCGGCTCTGACCTTCTATTGGAGACTAAAAATGCCTGAGACTGCAAGGTACACTGCCTTGGTTGCAGGAGATCAGGACAAGGCCAATGCTGACATGGCCAAAGTCCTCGAAAGGGACATACCGGTCGGAGAATCTGGTTCCAAAACCCTAGTTGATCCAAATTCCGCATATAAGTTGTTTTCTAGGGAGTTTCTTAGGCGGCACGGCACCCATCTTCTCGGCACCGCCACCACCTGGTTCCTGCTGGACATTGCATTTTACAGCCTCCAGCTCACTCAGAAAGATATTTACCCTTCAAGTGGACTTTTACCTAGACCTTCCGCAATGAATGCAATTGAAGAAGTCTACAGGCTATCCGGTGCAATGCTGCTAGTAGCACTTTTTGCCTCGGTTCCCGGTTACTGGTTTACTGTGTTTACCATTGACAAGCTTGGAAGAAAACCGATCCAGCTAGGCGGGTTTTTACTGATGTCGATTTTCATGGGAGTTCTAGGGTTTCATTACGGAAATCTCAGGGGAGTGGAGTGTGAGGATAAACACTCCACCTATGAGTTCTGCAAGGGTCACACTAAATTGTTCACTTTGTTATATGGGCTGACATTGTTTTTCGCAAACTTTGGGCCCAACAGCACGACTTTCATCGTGCCGGCCGAGCTTTTCCCGGCTAGGTTCCGGTCCACATGCCACGGGGTGTCGGCGGCGGCGGGCAAAGCGGGTGCTATACTTGCTGCATTTGTGCTGCAGAGTTATACTCGTGAGGTTGAAGGGGTGCAAAAGGCGATCAAGGCGCTTGCAGTGATTAATTTGATCGGATTCTTCTTCAGTTTCTTGGTGCCAGAGACCAAGGGGAGGTCGCTTGAGGAGATTTCCGGGGAGGACAGTGATTTCGGAGGCAACGGTGTGATAGCCGTTAGTGCAAATGAGAATGCAGCTGAAACTAGTGCTGCCATTGTCATCAAGGATAAAGTTCCGGAAGCTGAAACGGGAATGGTTTAG
- the LOC137733324 gene encoding thioredoxin H4-1-like: protein MGSCCSVCTGYNVDEVHQEGHHLAGGNVHLIKTMESWEEKLSEAIKDGKIVVANFSASWCRPCLVIAPAYCDLADKYPSTLFLTVDVDVLAELSTSWDIKATPTFVFLKDGRQVDKLIGGNKPELQKKTAAVVAQLATKSPS from the exons ATGGGAAGCTGCTGTTCTGTG TGTACCGGATATAATGTCGATGAGGTTCATCAAGAGGGTCATCATCTTGCCGGTGGAAATGTGCACCTTATAAAGACCATGGAAAGTTGGGAGGAAAAGTTATCAGAAGCAATCAAGGATGGAAAGATT GTTGTTGCAAATTTCAGTGCATCTTGGTGTAGGCCTTGTCTTGTAATTGCACCAGCCTACTGTGATCTTGCAGATAAATATCCTTCTACCTTATTTCTAACCGTGGATGTTGACGTTCTCGCT GAGTTGAGTACTTCATGGGATATAAAGGCCACTCCGACCTTCGTTTTTCTTAAAGATGGAAGACAAGTGGACAAACTCATCGGAGGAAACAAGCCGGAGCTCCAGAAGAAGACAGCAGCCGTCGTGGCTCAGTTAGCAACCAAGTCTCCTAGTTGA
- the LOC137735010 gene encoding probable inactive receptor kinase At5g58300, whose protein sequence is MTMKLQVFVRALIFLSLVTPFPSSVLSDLNSDGQALLNFAGTVVHTRKLNWNASIPVCTSWVGITCNLNKTGVTAIHLPGIGLFGSIPSNSIGKLRALRVLSLHSNFLYGSLPSDIPSIPSLEYLYLHHNNFSGMLPASLPANLIVLDFSFNSFSGNIPPKIQNLTRLTTLRLQNNLISGAIPNLNLPALKLLNLSFNNLNGSIPYSLDKYSNSSFVENPQLCGAPLNDCSKNTSTDPSASPAFLLPSPNIPKNHHATLIKKLSPGIIVAVATGGSAVLVLLVLVVVICCLKRTNKVGGGMLKGKASGDGNGEMPKDFGSGVQEAEKNKLFFFEGCHYNFDLEDLLRASAEVLGKGSFGTTYRAVLDEETTVVVKRLREVVVGKREFEQHMEVVERVGKHLNVLPPRAYYFSTEEKLLVYNYMPAGSLFARLHGSSDVGRSPLDWDSRVKISLGIAKGLAHIHSVGAKCSHGNIKSTNILLTQELEACISDVGLSPLMSFPPAMSRAIGYRAPEAVDMRKTTHKSDVYSFGVLLLEMLTGKATLEYLGHDCVVDLPRWVKSVVREEWTAEVFDLELLKHHHIEEEMVQVLQIALACVTKLPETRPNMDEVVRMIEELRQSDTKTRPSSESEFDVQTP, encoded by the exons ATGACCATGAAGCTTCAGGTCTTCGTTCGCGCGCTCATCTTCCTTTCCCTTGTTACGCCTTTCCCTTCCTCGGTTTTGTCTGACCTGAACTCAGATGGACAAGCCCTCCTCAACTTTGCTGGCACAGTTGTCCACACCCGAAAACTCAACTGGAATGCTTCCATACCAGTTTGCACCTCTTGGGTTGGAATCACTTGCAATTTAAACAAAACTGGAGTGACTGCTATCCATCTTCCGGGAATTGGACTTTTCGGTTCCATCCCTTCCAACAGTATAGGAAAGCTTCGTGCTCTTCGAGTACTCAGCCTCCACTCAAATTTCCTCTATGGAAGTCTTCCTTCTGATATCCCATCCATTCCTTCCTTGGAGTATCTTTACCTCCATCACAATAACTTCTCAGGGATGCTTCCTGCCTCTCTGCCCGCCAACCTCATTGTATTAGACTTCTCCTTCAACTCCTTTTCCGGTAACATTCCACCAAAAATCCAGAATCTTACACGCCTCACTACGTTGCGCCTCCAAAACAATCTCATCTCTGGAGCCATCCCGAATCTGAACCTCCCCGCGCTTAAGCTTTTGAATTTGAGCTTCAACAACTTGAATGGCTCGATTCCATATTCCCTCGATAAATATTCCAACTCTTCATTTGTTGAGAATCCTCAGTTATGTGGGGCACCTCTCAACGATTGTTCTAAAAACACCTCCACTGACCCTTCTGCATCCCCTGCTTTCTTGCTACCCTCGCCAAACATCCCTAAAAATCACCATGCCACACTCATAAAAAAACTTAGCCCGGGCATCATTGTTGCGGTGGCAACTGGGGGCTCTGCAGTGTTGGTTCTCCTAGTCCTGGTGGTTGTCATATGCTGTTTGAAAAGGACTAACAAAGTAGGTGGCGGGATGTTGAAGGGGAAGGCCTCAGGAGATGGAAACGGTGAGATGCCTAAGGATTTCGGGAGTGGAGTGCAAGAGGCAGAGAAGAACAAACTGTTCTTCTTTGAAGGGTGCCATTACAATTTTGATCTCGAGGATTTGCTGAGGGCGTCTGCTGAAGTTCTTGGTAAAGGAAGTTTCGGGACAACTTACAGAGCTGTATTGGATGAGGAAACAACGGTTGTGGTGAAGCGGTTGAGGGAAGTTGTGGTTGGGAAGAGGGAGTTTGAGCAGCATATGGAGGTGGTGGAGAGGGTTGGGAAGCACCTGAATGTCCTGCCTCCTCGCGCTTATTATTTCTCCACGGAAGAGAAGCTTTTGGTGTACAACTACATGCCAGCAGGAAGCTTGTTTGCACGCTTGCATG GAAGCAGCGATGTTGGGAGATCTCCACTAGACTGGGATTCAAGAGTAAAAATTTCGCTCGGAATTGCCAAGGGACTTGCTCATATTCATTCCGTGGGTGCTAAATGCAGCCATGGCAACATAAAGTCCACAAACATTCTCCTCACCCAAGAACTCGAGGCTTGCATCTCGGACGTAGGGTTGAGTCCTCTAATGAGCTTCCCTCCAGCCATGTCCCGAGCCATTGGATATCGCGCTCCAGAGGCAGTTGACATGCGGAAAACCACTCACAAATCAGATGTTTACAGCTTTGGTGTGCTCCTCCTAGAAATGCTGACAGGCAAAGCCACGCTTGAATATCTGGGGCATGATTGCGTAGTTGATCTCCCGCGTTGGGTTAAGTCTGTTGTGCGCGAGGAGTGGACAGCTGAGGTGTTTGATTTGGAACTTCTAAAACACCACCACATTGAAGAAGAGATGGTGCAGGTGCTGCAGATTGCTCTGGCATGCGTAACAAAATTGCCCGAAACACGCCCCAACATGGATGAAGTAGTTAGAATGATAGAGGAACTCCGGCAATCCGACACGAAAACTAGGCCGTCCTCTGAGTCTGAATTTGATGTGCAAACCCCATGA
- the LOC137735006 gene encoding uncharacterized protein, translating to MSKPSSRIFQGLLRFHRSQISKPSSPSPPPLSSARRSYHSSNGPPPQFPSHPKTVPGGGVGRYSGPGVGLGMRFFSFKPSNFSKIDAKKVFDKPLSAASSAFSRYQEAIGLQIEAFWKRNNLVLLGIGGVLVCALLWRMMFGIASTFIGLSEGMAKYGFLALSTAIVAFAGLYIRSRFTINPDKVYRIAMRKLNTSAGILEVMGAPLSGSELRAYVMSGGGVTLKKFKPTFRSKRCFLIFPVRGSERKGLVNVEVKKKKGQYDMKLLAVDIPMASGPDQRLFLIGNEEEYKVGGGLIAELRDPVVKAMAATEEFDNLDQIEEEEDAEKALEEAEKKHREEIEKLEKSASQ from the exons ATGTCAAAACCCTCGTCTCGGATCTTCCAAGGCCTGCTAAGATTTCACCGCAGCCAAATCTCAAAACCCTCATCTCCGTCTCCGCCTCCGTTGTCCTCCGCCAGGAGGAGCTACCACTCCAGCAATGGGCCTCCTCCCCAATTTCCCTCTCACCCGAAAACAGTCCCCGGAGGTGGGGTTGGCAGATACTCCGGGCCGGGTGTGGGCCTGGGCATGAGGTTTTTCTCTTTCAAGCCGTCGAATTTCAGCAAAATCGATGCTAAGAAGGTGTTTGATAAGCCGCTCTCCGCGGCGTCATCGGCTTTCTCGCGGTACCAGGAGGCCATTGGATTGCAGATTGAGGCGTTCTGGAAGAGGAACAATCTGGTGCTGTTGGGAATTGGGGGAGTGCTGGTGTGTGCTTTGCTATGGAGGATGATGTTTGGGATTGCTAGCACCTTCATTGGACTCTCTGAAGGCATGGCCAAGTATGGCTTCCTCGCCCTTTCTACCGCCATTGTCGCCTTCGCT GGCCTTTACATCCGCTCGAGGTTCACAATCAATCCTGATAAAGTTTATCGAATTGCAATGAGGAAGCTTAATACATCTGCTGGGATTCTCGAGGTTATGGGTGCTCCTCTCTCTGGATCAGAGCTAAGAGCTTACGTAATGTCTGGAGGTGGAGTTACTCTGAAGAAGTTCAAGCCAACTTTTAGGAGCAAGCGGTGTTTCCTCATTTTCCCCGTGCGAGGTTCTGAGAGGAAGGGTCTGGTTAATGTTGaagtaaagaagaaaaaaggccAG TATGATATGAAGCTACTGGCAGTTGACATTCCCATGGCCTCAGGACCTGACCAGCGCTTGTTCCTGATTGGCAATGAAGAAGAGTACAAAGTTGGTGGCGGACTAATAGCTGAGCTTAGAGATCCGGTTGTGAAAGCAATGGCTGCAACCGAGGAATTCGATAATCTTGATCAGATTGAAGAAGAGGAGGATGCTGAAAAAGCACTTGAGGAGGCAGAAAAAAAGCATCGCGAAGAAATTGAAAAGCTTGAAAAGAGCGCGTCACAGTGA
- the LOC137735240 gene encoding large ribosomal subunit protein uL16, with the protein MGRRPARCYRQIKNKPYPKSRFCRGVPDPKIRIYDVGMKKRGVDEFPFCVHLVSWEKENVSSEALEAARIACNKYMTKSAGKDTFHLRVRVHPFHVLRINKMLSCAGADRLQTGMRGAFGKPLGTCARVAIGQVLLSVRCRDSNGQHAQEALRRAKFKFPGRQKIIVSRKWGFTKFSRADYVKYKNEGRIQPDGVNAKLLGCHGPLANRPSGRAFLSGPASSTA; encoded by the exons ATGGGAAGGA GGCCTGCAAGGTGCTATAGGCAGATTAAGAACAAGCCATACCCGAAATCGCGGTTCTGTCGCGGTGTCCCTGATCCCAAGATCAGAATTTATGATGTTGGAATGAAGAAGAGGGGTGTTGATGAGTTCCCCTTCTGCGTCCATCTTGTGAGTTGGGAGAAGGAGAATGTCTCGAGCGAGGCGCTTGAGGCAGCTCGCATCGCCTGCAACAAGTACATGACGAAATCTGCTGGGAAGGATACTTTCCATTTGAGAGTGAGGGTGCATCCGTTCCATGTGCTGCGCATCAACAAGATGCTTTCATGTGCTGGGGCTGATAGGCTCCAGACCGGAATGAGAGGTGCGTTTGGCAAGCCACTGGGAACATGTGCTCGAGTTGCTATCGGGCAGGTCCTCTTGTCTGTTCGCTGCAGGGATAGCAACGGTCAACATGCACAGGAGGCCCTCCGCCGTGCAAAGTTCAAGTTTCCGGGCCGCCAAAAGATTATTGTCAGCAGAAAGTG GGGTTTCACCAAGTTCAGTCGTGCTGATTACGTGAAGTACAAGAACGAAGGCAGAATCCAGCCAGATGGTGTTAATGCTAAG CTTCTCGGCTGCCATGGTCCTCTGGCTAATCGTCCATCGGGAAGAGCTTTCCTTTCTGGACCCGCCTCGTCGACTGCTTGA
- the LOC137733629 gene encoding uncharacterized protein, translating into MEASSGNSSPATGGATGVGSNTSSFGSMQFPALRFFQSPLSFVLDYSGILSPSSSRRDSDAPVVNAVVVADSQPHSPTACTSGSSNTGEVSIRIIGAGEQEDRGNGGATVPVQGEENDGSPGRVQSLDDLAGTVNGVGSDERVPLVASSSPTHAGDTGNGAEDSSRDSAYQRYDIQQIARWIEQILPFSLLLLVVFIRQHLQGFFVTIWVSAVMYRSNDVVKKQTSLKGDRKISVLVSIAGAFMLHVVVVYWWYRSDDLLYPLAMLPPKTIPPFWHAIFIILVNDTLVRQAAMAFKCLLLIYYKNGRGHNYRRQGQMLTVIEYTLLLYRALLPAPVWYRFFLNKDNGSLFSSLTTGLYLTFKLTSVVEKVQSFLASIRALSRKDIHYGSHATLEQVNAAGDLCAICQEKMHAPILLRCKHIFCEDCVSEWFERERTCPLCRALVKPADLRTYGDGSTSLIFQLF; encoded by the exons atgGAGGCATCTTCCGGAAATAGTAGTCCCGCCACTGGGGGAGCCACTGGGGTTGGCAGCAATACGTCGTCGTTCGGGTCTATGCAGTTCCCCGCCCTCCGGTTCTTCCAGTCGCCGCTCTCATTCGTGTTGGATTACTCCGGAATACTCTCTCCCAGCTCTTCCCGCCGCGATTCCGACGCTCCGGTGGTCAACGCTGTAGTCGTTGCCGATTCTCAGCCCCACTCCCCTACGGCCTGCACCTCCGGGTCGAGCAACACCGGGGAGGTTTCGATTCGGATTATCGGCGCCGGCGAGCAAGAGGACCGCGGGAACGGGGGTGCGACGGTGCCGGTTCAAGGGGAGGAGAATGATGGGTCGCCGGGTAGGGTTCAATCGTTGGATGATCTGGCGGGTACAGTCAATGGGGTTGGGTCGGACGAGAGAGTCCCCTTGGTGGCTTCGTCGTCTCCCACACACGCTGGGGATACTGGGAATGGCGCGGAGGATAGTTCTAGGGATTCTGCTTACCAGAGATATGATATTCAGCAGATAGCTAGGTGGATTGAGCAGATTCTTCCGTTTTCGTTGCTCTTACTCGTTGTGTTCATTCGTCAGCATTTGCAAG GTTTCTTTGTCACTATATGGGTATCAGCTGTCATGTATAGGTCAAATGATGTTGTTAAGAAGCAGACTTCTCTAAAG GGAGATAGGAAAATCTCTGTTCTTGTAAGTATTGCTGGTGCTTTTATGCTTCATGTAGTTGTTGTTTACTGGTGGTATCGAAGTGATGATCTTCTATACCCATTGGCAATGCTTCCTCCAAAAACCATACCACCTTTCTGGCATGCCATATTCATCATTTTGGTAAATG ATACCCTGGTGAGACAGGCAGCGATGgctttcaagtgtttgttgcTTATATACTACAAGAATGGCAGAGGCCATAACTATCGTCGGCAG GGTCAAATGTTAACTGTCATTGAGTATACACTGCTGCTGTACCGTGCCTTGTTACCAGCACCCGTTTGGTACAGATTCTTCCTGAACAAAGACAATGGGAGCCTCTTCTCCTCACTTACAACGGGATTATATTTAACTTTCAAGCTAACATCTGTTGTTGAGAAG GTCCAATCCTTTTTGGCTTCCATAAGGGCATTGTCACGGAAGGATATCCATTATGGGTCTCATGCAACATTGGAACAG GTAAATGCAGCAGGAGACCTTTGTGCCATTTGCCAGGAGAAGATGCATGCTCCAATTCTGTTGCGCTGTAAACATATTTTCTGCGAGGATTGTGTCTCTGAATG gtttgagagagaaagaacttGCCCTCTATGCAGGGCACTAGTAAAACCTGCGGATTTGCGAACATATGGAGACGGATCAACGAGTTTAATTTTCCAGTTGTTCTGA
- the LOC137733631 gene encoding autophagy-related protein 18c-like codes for MSSTVSTSRGMHSPARLGMHESPDSGASGSFSPLEPDVNDSEMELLSVSWNQDYGCFSAGTSNGFRIYNCEPFKETFRRDLKSGGFKIVEMLFRCNILVLVGSVDNSQYPPNKVMIWDDHQSRCIGEFSFRSEVRAVKLRRDRIVVVLEHKIYGYNFTDLKLLHQIETVANPRGLCSLSHHPNTSVLACPGLQRGQVRIEHFGLNLTKLINAHDSHIACLTLTMDGLLLATASNKGTLIRIFNTMDGTRLQEVRRGVDRAEIYSIALSPNVQWLAASSDKGTVHIFSLRVRVFGEVLSAHNSAQGAAMFQQNSSNSLDPLISPSTGANSSSSLSFMGGVLPKYFSSERSLARFHLPEDTQFITAFGSQNTVIIVGMDGSFYKCSFDPVNGGEMVQQEYVRFLKTESRRPS; via the exons ATGAGTTCAACAGTGTCAACATCTCGAGGAATGCATTCACCCGCAAGGCTTGGCATGCATGAATCACCGGATTCTGGGGCTTCTGGTTCTTTCAGCCCGCTCGAACCAGATGTCAATGACAGTGAAATGGAGTTGCTCTCTGTATCTTGGAATCAGGACTACGGTTGCTTTTCTGCAGGCACAAGCAATGGTTTTCGAATCTACAACTGCGAGCCTTTCAAAGAAACTTTTAGACGTGATTTGAAAAGTGGGGGATTCAAAATTGTGGAGATGCTATTCCGATGCAACATTCTTGTACTTGTTGGTAGCGTGGACAATTCACAATATCCGCCTAACAAGGTTATGATTTGGGATGATCATCAGAGTCGATGTATTGGTGAGTTTTCATTCAGATCTGAGGTTCGTGCTGTAAAGTTAAGGCGTGATCGCATAGTTGTGGTTCTTGAGCACAAAATATATGGTTACAACTTTACGGATCTGAAGCTGCTGCATCAGATTGAGACTGTAGCAAATCCTAGGGGATTGTGCAGCCTTTCACACCATCCAAATACATCTGTGCTGGCTTGCCCAGGCCTTCAACGAGGACAAGTTCGAATTGAACATTTTGGGCTGAACTTGACGAAGTTAATCAATGCTCATGATTCTCATATTGCATGCTTGACCTTAACAATGGACGGGCTGCTTCTTGCAACTGCTAGTAATAAGGGTACTTTGATAAGAATCTTCAACACAATGGATGGGACTCGCTTGCAAGAG GTACGCAGAGGAGTGGACAGAGCAGAAATTTACAGTATTGCTCTTTCTCCAAATGTTCAGTGGTTGGCAGCATCGAGTGATAAAGGCACTGTGCATATATTCAGCCTCAGAGTTAGAGTATTCGGGGAGGTTCTTTCTGCTCATAATTCTGCTCAAGGGGCAGCAATGTTTCAGCAGAACTCTTCAAATTCCCTGGATCCTCTTATTTCTCCAAGCACTGGTGCCAATTCTAGTTCATCATTGTCTTTCATGGGAG GGGTTTTACCTAAATATTTTAGCTCAGAACGGTCACTTGCTCGGTTCCACTTGCCAGAAGACACTCAATTCATTACTGCATTTGGTTCTCAAAACACTGTCATCATTGTTGGCATGGATGGGAG TTTCTACAAATGCAGTTTTGATCCAGTGAATGGAGGTGAGATGGTGCAGCAGGAATATGTACGCTTTCTGAAAACCGAAAGCAGGCGGCCAAGTTAG